One window of the Trifolium pratense cultivar HEN17-A07 linkage group LG2, ARS_RC_1.1, whole genome shotgun sequence genome contains the following:
- the LOC123909536 gene encoding spore wall protein 2-like: MSPYHWKKFRSGELNAGTGNSAVQDNDGEGNAGLGNAAIQDNEGVQVNPVVVQGNDGEGNTGLGAIQDNEGVQVNPVVVQGNDGEGNTGLGAIQDNEGVQVNLVVVQGNDGEGNTGLGAIQDNEGVQVNLVVVQGNDGEGNTGLGAIQDNEGVQVNPVVVQGNDGEGNTGLGAIQDNEGVQVNPVVVQGNDGEGNTGLGAIQDNEGVQVNPVVVQGNDGEGYTGLGAIQDNEGVQVNPIVVQDNPVGVQGNPIGVKDIALVIEDASDQDFSDDEEDTSNDEDDTTDDENFAYQQEVVRVAPKQWTGGEDTALRNGVHKYRNIHRVNQKFKSIKFDPEFSQIFKALTVDAMATRFRKLDKAARLAVQQPDEEPDAVQPDAGQPNAGDAGQPDAGQPDAGQPDAGQPDAGQPDAGQPDAGQPNAGQPNAGQLNQDLDEEQLEEEINAGNNLEILADKVAEKVVHRIVEIGVPKIVEQLLGAIKDGLLKQN, from the coding sequence ATGTCTCCGTATCATTGGAAAAAATTCCGTTCTGGTGAACTTAACGCTGGCACAGGGAATTCCGCAGTTCAAGATAATGATGGTGAAGGTAATGCTGGCCTGGGGAATGCTGCTATTCAAGATAATGAAGGTGTCCAAGTGAATCCAGTTGTTGTTCAAGGTAATGATGGTGAAGGTAATACTGGCCTAGGTGCTATTCAAGATAATGAAGGTGTCCAAGTGAATCCAGTTGTTGTTCAAGGTAATGATGGTGAAGGTAATACTGGCCTAGGTGCTATTCAAGATAATGAAGGTGTCCAAGTGAATCTAGTTGTTGTTCAAGGTAATGATGGTGAAGGTAATACTGGCCTAGGTGCTATTCAAGATAATGAAGGTGTCCAAGTGAATCTAGTTGTTGTTCAAGGTAATGATGGTGAAGGTAATACTGGCCTAGGTGCTATTCAAGATAATGAAGGTGTCCAAGTGAATCCAGTTGTTGTTCAAGGTAATGATGGTGAAGGTAATACTGGCCTAGGTGCTATTCAAGATAATGAAGGTGTCCAAGTGAATCCAGTTGTTGTTCAAGGTAATGATGGTGAAGGTAATACTGGCCTAGGTGCTATTCAAGATAATGAAGGTGTCCAAGTGAATCCAGTTGTTGTTCAAGGTAATGATGGTGAAGGTTATACTGGCCTAGGTGCTATTCAAGATAATGAAGGTGTTCAAGTGAATCCAATTGTTGTTCAAGATAATCCTGTTGGTGTTCAAGGTAATCCAATTGGTGTTAAAGATATTGCTCTTGTTATAGAGGATGCTTCTGATCAAGATTTttctgatgatgaagaagacacTTCTAATGATGAAGATGACACTACTGATGATGAAAACTTTGCTTATCAACAAGAAGTTGTAAGAGTTGCTCCAAAACAGTGGACAGGAGGGGAAGATACAGCCTTGAGGAACGGAGTtcataaatatagaaatatacACCGGGTTAACCAAAAATTTAAGAGCATAAAATTCGATCctgaattttctcaaatttttaaagCACTTACTGTAGATGCAATGGCAACTAGGTTTAGGAAGTTGGACAAGGCAGCAAGGTTAGCAGTTCAACAACCTGATGAGGAACCTGATGCCGTTCAACCTGATGCTGGACAACCTAATGCCGGTGATGCCGGTCAACCTGATGCCGGACAACCTGATGCTGGTCAACCTGATGCCGGACAACCTGATGCCGGTCAACCTGATGCCGGACAACCTGATGCAGGACAACCTAATGCTGGACAACCCAATGCTGGACAACTTAATCAGGATCTTGATGAGGAACAACTTGAAGAGGAGATTAATGCTGGAAATAATTTGGAAATCTTAGCTGACAAAGTTGCAGAAAAAGTTGTTCATAGAATTGTTGAAATTGGTGTACCCAAGATTGTTGAGCAACTACTTGGAGCTATCAAGGATGGTTTGTTGAAGCAAAATTAA
- the LOC123911332 gene encoding F-box/LRR-repeat protein fbxl-1-like — translation MEYNISSEYPASGYNILYLLNMKRTTPTNSLKTLLLNMKRKRTKTNSLKFQYLPDDCWELIFKNMRIDDEDYHSLSLVSKQFLSITNRLRFSLTIKDCQTIQEALNLVRRFPNLTSLHLCGQGGDLDELLRQISTLSINLTSLKLYDLRTMPANGLLDFSQNIKTLTEVTCSKTEYLRTTHMFLIADCFPNLQLLDLNHCEDISQKGIYRVLYRCRNIRHLNLADCSGVKLHRMMKFQVLKLEVLNLSNSTVDDRTLNVITKSCTEILQLSLKFCDHVTYEGVKHVLQNCKQLREINLNGVKDDTILSNLASMVLLRPSLRKITYGLGQCWVP, via the exons ATGGAGTATAATATAAGTTCAG AGTATCCTGCCAGCGGCTACAACATACTGTACCTCCTCAATATGAAGAGAACAACACCAACAAATTCTCTAAAAACATTACTCCTCAATATGAAAAGgaagagaacaaaaacaaattctctCAAATTTCAGTATTTACCTGATGATTGTTGGGAACTTATATTCAAAAACATGCGCATTGATGATGAAGACTACCACTCTCTCTCCCTCGTCTCCAAACAGTTTCTCTCCATCACAAACCGTCTCCGGTTCTCTCTCACTATCAAAGACTGTCAAACAATCCAAGAAGCACTCAACCTCGTCCGAAGATTCCCCAACCTCACTTCCCTCCACCTTTGTGGCCAGGGTGGTGACCTCGATGAGCTTCTCCGCCAAATCTCTACTCTCTCGATCAATCTCACATCACTCAAACTCTACGACCTACGCACCATGCCTGCTAATGGCTTACTTGATTtctctcaaaatattaaaactttAACTGAGGTCACATGTTCAAAAACTGAATATCTTCGTACCACTCACATGTTCCTCATTGCCGATTGTTTCCCAAATTTGCAGCTCCTTGATTTGAATCATTGCGAAGACATATCTCAAAAAGGTATTTATCGTGTTTTATATCGATGTCGTAACATTAGACATTTGAACTTAGCCGACTGTTCTGGTGTGAAGCTACATAGAATGATGAAGTTTCAAGTTCTTAAATTGGAGGTGTTGAACTTGTCAAATTCAACGGTTGATGATCGAACACTCAATGTTATTACAAAGAGTTGTACTGAGATTTTGCAATTGTCGTTGAAATTTTGTGATCATGTCACGTATGAAGGAGTGAAGCATGTGCTACAAAACTGCAAACAACTCAGAGAGATCAATTTGAACGGTGTTAAAGATGACACAATTCTTTCTAATCTTGCCTCAATGGTGTTATTAAGGCCATCATTGAGAAAGATAACTTATGGACTTGGGCAGTGTTGGGTTCCATAA
- the LOC123911330 gene encoding glutamate receptor 2.8-like isoform X1, whose protein sequence is MAKSLCFSWFVLYVFLLVVHMQTVSTNANEIGVIKLRVGVPKKEGFTQFVNVVWDSHENKYNVSGYCMDVFNAVVSNLTFKVSLQIEPYDIDDSKGSTRTYDSLLHQIPEKYDVVVGDITILAHRAQFVDFTLPYTALEVRMLVPVVHGRHQTMWIFVKPFSWDLWLSILIISVLIGFVILIMERNVHIVPHQNQSSPYRQQLNAITILWFPISQAILPERHVVAKKCSRFVLMVWLLLAFVLMQSYTANLTSILTVDQIQPSSLTLNDLRKHGYYVGYQTGSFVYHLLVQQLQFDPSMLKAYDNIDDYHDALKRGSQGGGVIAIFDEVPYLNAYLHKFGSNYIKAGSTYRSEGFGFVFPYNSNLTAHFSRAILNVNDNYYLMHKIEEKYFGRNEEVQKQSVQVSSASPSLTFHSFAGLFLITGISILLALFVSEILICQKSISMVREYIQRYLLRSPTEARVHPNDIHLTQQQRIKPIKVASCKTILHRQYISIKLFNYLINVVVCFFFFYLFGYNVLAMGSINGPNKWTFIFIYFFLFFDF, encoded by the exons ATGGCCAAATCcttgtgtttttcatggtttgtgttatatgtttttcttttggtggTACATATGCAAACGGTGAGTACAAACGCAAACGAGATTGGAGTGATCAAATTGAGAGTCGGGGTCCCTAAGAAAGAAGGTTTCACACAATTTGTGAATGTAGTTTGGGACTCTCATGAGAACAAGTACAATGTTTCTGGATATTGCATGGATGTTTTCAATGCCGTTGTAAGCAACTTAACTTTCAAGGTTTCTCTACAAATTGAACCTTATGATATTGATGATTCAAAAGGCAGTACTAGAACATACGATTCACTTCTACACCAGATCCCAGAAAAG TATGATGTTGTGGTGGGCGACATAACAATTTTGGCGCATCGTGCACAATTTGTAGATTTTACACTGCCATATACAGCATTAGAAGTTAGAATGTTAGTTCCTGTTGTACATGGGAGGCACCAAACCATGTGGATTTTTGTGAAACCCTTTAGCTGGGATCTTTGGTTGAGCATACTCATCATCTCCGTGCTCATAGGGTTTGTCATTCTCATCATGGAAAGAAACGTACATATTGTTCCTCACCAGAACCAGAGTTCCCCATATCGACAACAACTCAACGCAATAACCATTTTATGGTTTCCGATTTCACAAGCCATTCTTCCTGAAA GACATGTGGTTGCCAAAAAGTGCTCAAGATTTGTGTTGATGGTTTGGCTACTATTAGCATTTGTACTAATGCAAAGTTACACAGCTAATTTGACGTCTATATTGACCGTAGATCAGATACAACCCAGTTCTCTCACACTGAATGATCTAAGGAAACATGGATATTATGTTGGATATCAAACCGGTTCTTTCGTTTATCACTTATTGGTACAACAATTGCAGTTTGATCCGTCCATGTTGAAGGCATATGACAACATTGATGACTATCATGACGCTTTGAAGCGTGGAAGCCAAGGTGGGGGTGTTATCGCTATATTCGACGAAGTCCCCTACCTTAATGCCTACCTTCATAAATTTGGATCCAATTACATCAAAGCTGGTTCCACCTATCGAAGTGAAGGATTTGGTTTT GTATTCCCTTACAACTCCAATCTTACTGCTCACTTTTCAAGAGCCATCTTAAATGTGAAtgacaattattatttaatGCATAAGATTGAGGAAAAATATTTTGGGAGAAATGAAGAGGTACAAAAGCAGTCCGTGCAAGTGTCTTCAGCTTCACCAAGTCTTACATTTCACAGCTTTGCAGGGCTATTTTTGATCACTGGCATTTCTATCTTATTGGCATTATTTGTCTCTGAAATTCTTATTTGTCAAAAATCTATCTCGATGGTTAGAGAATACATTCAGAGATATTTGTTACGCTCTCCTACAGAAGCACGTGTTCATCCAAATGATATTCATTTAACACAGCAACAACGTATCAAGCCAATCAAGGTGgcatcgtgtaaaactattttacaccgtcagtacatatcaattaaactctttaattatttaattaatgttgttgtttgttttttttttttttatttgtttggatATAATGTACTTGCGATGGGCTCAATTAATGGGCCAAACAAATGGactttcatttttatatatttttttttgtttttcgatTTTTAA
- the LOC123911330 gene encoding glutamate receptor 2.5-like isoform X2 produces MAKSLCFSWFVLYVFLLVVHMQTVSTNANEIGVIKLRVGVPKKEGFTQFVNVVWDSHENKYNVSGYCMDVFNAVVSNLTFKVSLQIEPYDIDDSKGSTRTYDSLLHQIPEKYDVVVGDITILAHRAQFVDFTLPYTALEVRMLVPVVHGRHQTMWIFVKPFSWDLWLSILIISVLIGFVILIMERNVHIVPHQNQSSPYRQQLNAITILWFPISQAILPERHVVAKKCSRFVLMVWLLLAFVLMQSYTANLTSILTVDQIQPSSLTLNDLRKHGYYVGYQTGSFVYHLLVQQLQFDPSMLKAYDNIDDYHDALKRGSQGGGVIAIFDEVPYLNAYLHKFGSNYIKAGSTYRSEGFGFLFFLGIPLQLQSYCSLFKSHLKCE; encoded by the exons ATGGCCAAATCcttgtgtttttcatggtttgtgttatatgtttttcttttggtggTACATATGCAAACGGTGAGTACAAACGCAAACGAGATTGGAGTGATCAAATTGAGAGTCGGGGTCCCTAAGAAAGAAGGTTTCACACAATTTGTGAATGTAGTTTGGGACTCTCATGAGAACAAGTACAATGTTTCTGGATATTGCATGGATGTTTTCAATGCCGTTGTAAGCAACTTAACTTTCAAGGTTTCTCTACAAATTGAACCTTATGATATTGATGATTCAAAAGGCAGTACTAGAACATACGATTCACTTCTACACCAGATCCCAGAAAAG TATGATGTTGTGGTGGGCGACATAACAATTTTGGCGCATCGTGCACAATTTGTAGATTTTACACTGCCATATACAGCATTAGAAGTTAGAATGTTAGTTCCTGTTGTACATGGGAGGCACCAAACCATGTGGATTTTTGTGAAACCCTTTAGCTGGGATCTTTGGTTGAGCATACTCATCATCTCCGTGCTCATAGGGTTTGTCATTCTCATCATGGAAAGAAACGTACATATTGTTCCTCACCAGAACCAGAGTTCCCCATATCGACAACAACTCAACGCAATAACCATTTTATGGTTTCCGATTTCACAAGCCATTCTTCCTGAAA GACATGTGGTTGCCAAAAAGTGCTCAAGATTTGTGTTGATGGTTTGGCTACTATTAGCATTTGTACTAATGCAAAGTTACACAGCTAATTTGACGTCTATATTGACCGTAGATCAGATACAACCCAGTTCTCTCACACTGAATGATCTAAGGAAACATGGATATTATGTTGGATATCAAACCGGTTCTTTCGTTTATCACTTATTGGTACAACAATTGCAGTTTGATCCGTCCATGTTGAAGGCATATGACAACATTGATGACTATCATGACGCTTTGAAGCGTGGAAGCCAAGGTGGGGGTGTTATCGCTATATTCGACGAAGTCCCCTACCTTAATGCCTACCTTCATAAATTTGGATCCAATTACATCAAAGCTGGTTCCACCTATCGAAGTGAAGGATTTGGTTTT ctGTTTTTTTTAGGTATTCCCTTACAACTCCAATCTTACTGCTCACTTTTCAAGAGCCATCTTAAATGTGAAtga
- the LOC123911094 gene encoding protein GLUTAMINE DUMPER 3 produces the protein MAAYREPMSVHERAPISSQTPHSPWHSPVPYLFGGLAAMLGLIAFALLILACSYWKLSGYLEGNNESERDLEAGQGNNETDQKPQKPYEEKILVIMAGQNKPTFLATPSMSSSSASTSRSSSFGDNTSTCTCDQNHKSMETINDGDGDDSTVKRESGGENHVRTTESTVAATRTTTETSSEQNV, from the coding sequence atggcCGCATACAGAGAACCCATGAGTGTACACGAAAGAGCACCAATCTCATCACAAACACCACACTCACCATGGCATTCACCAGTTCCTTACTTATTTGGTGGTTTAGCAGCCATGTTAGGACTAATAGCTTTTGCTCTGTTAATCCTTGCATGTTCTTATTGGAAACTTTCAGGTTATCTTGAAGGTAACAATGAATCTGAAAGAGACCTTGAAGCTGGACAAGGAAACAACGAAACAGATCAGAAACCACAAAAACCATATGAAGAAAAAATCTTGGTGATTATGGCTGGACAAAATAAACCAACATTCTTAGCCACACCAAGCATGTCTTCTTCAAGTGCAAGTACTAGTAGATCTTCTTCTTTTGGTGATAACACTAGTACATGTACTTGTGACCAGAATCATAAATCCATGGAAACTATCAatgatggtgatggtgatgattCAACCGTGAAAAGGGAAAGCGGTGGTGAAAATCATGTAAGAACAACAGAGAGTACTGTAGcagcaacaagaacaacaacagaAACATCTTCAGAGCAGAACGTTTGA